Within the Agromyces ramosus genome, the region GACCTCCCTGCGCAGCCTGAAGGACTGGGTCGAGATCCCCGGCACCGAGGTCGTGAACAAGCAGGCGCACGACGGCGGCACGCTCCAGCTCACGATCGACGCCGACTTGCAGTGGGCGGTGCAGCGCATCGCCGAGGAACAGCGACAGGCGACCGGGGCCTCGTGGGCGACCGTCACGGTCATGGAGGCGAAGACCGGCCGGCTGCTCGCCGTCGCCGACGTGCCCACGATCGACCCGAACGACCCGTCCGCGACGCCCGAGGCCGACCGGGGGTCGCGTTCGTTCACCGCCCCCTTCGAGCCGGGGTCGACGTTCAAGGCGCTCACCGCGGCATCCGTCATCGATCACGGCAAGGGCGACCCGCTCAGCCAGATCATCGCTCCCTTCCGGTACCTTCCCCCGAACGGCGCGAACATCAACGACAGCGGCTATCACGACGACCAGCGGCTCACGCTCACCGGCGTGCTCGTCGAATCGTCGAACACCGGCATGTCGCAGTTCGGCGAGCGGTTGTCCGACCGCGAGCGGTACGAGGACATGCTCGCCTTCGGCCTCGGCGCCGAGACCGAGGTCGGATTCCCCGGTGAGGAGCCCGGTGACCTGCACGGCGTCCCCGAAGAGTGGGACAACCAGACGAAGTACGCGACGATGTTCGGCCAGGGCCTCACCACGACGGCCGTGCAGATCGCGAGTGCCTACCAGACCCTCGCGAACGGAGGGGTGCGCATGCCGGTCACCCTCGTCGACGGATGCCGCGACGAGAACGGGGAGGTCACGCGAACGCCGGCCCAGGGCACGCGCGTCGTTTCGGAGCAGGCCGCCGACCAGACGAGCCAGATGCTCGAGCGCGTGTACCTCGAGGGCTGGCTCGCCGACGAGTGGAACATCCCGGGCTACCGGGTGGCCGCGAAGACCGGTACGGCGCAGGTGCCCGACGGCAACGGGGGGTACCTCACCGGCTACCTGGTGTCGGTCTCGGGCTTCGCACCGGCCGACGACCCCGAGTTCGTCGTTTCGGTCAGCATCATGAATCCCGTTAAGATGAACTCGT harbors:
- a CDS encoding peptidoglycan D,D-transpeptidase FtsI family protein, with product MNRTSRHPMRRILLSAVVLLALVGVFAVRLVDIQVVRAAELSEQADEVRSQSTPVYGTRGEIVDANGKVLADSVMRYDIALSPKKASDVVREVPDPDDPSKTIDVTVPLVQVAAELGGVLGLTGDQVLGIISADLAEDPDSDFAFVAKLVDTETYEAVKALRIPWVEPYEHPSRRYPNGAVAGNLLGFIDPDGNAVAGLELSEDECLASENGEVTSLRSLKDWVEIPGTEVVNKQAHDGGTLQLTIDADLQWAVQRIAEEQRQATGASWATVTVMEAKTGRLLAVADVPTIDPNDPSATPEADRGSRSFTAPFEPGSTFKALTAASVIDHGKGDPLSQIIAPFRYLPPNGANINDSGYHDDQRLTLTGVLVESSNTGMSQFGERLSDRERYEDMLAFGLGAETEVGFPGEEPGDLHGVPEEWDNQTKYATMFGQGLTTTAVQIASAYQTLANGGVRMPVTLVDGCRDENGEVTRTPAQGTRVVSEQAADQTSQMLERVYLEGWLADEWNIPGYRVAAKTGTAQVPDGNGGYLTGYLVSVSGFAPADDPEFVVSVSIMNPVKMNSSAASAPVFQEVMSQVLKKYRTVPSGAAAPELPATW